The following are from one region of the Staphylococcus argenteus genome:
- the metC gene encoding cystathionine beta-lyase MetC, translated as MTLSKETEVIFDWRRGVEYHSANPPLYDSSTFHQKRLGDNVKYDYARSGNPNRELLEEKLARLEHGKFAFAFASGIAAISAVLLTLKASDHVILPDDVYGGTFRLTEQILNRFNIEFTTVDTTKVEQIEGAIQSNTKLIYIETPSNPCFKITDIKAVSKIAKKHQLLVAVDNTFMTPLGQSPLLLGADIVIHSATKFLSGHSDLIAGAVITNNEAIREALYLIQNGTGNMLSAQDSWMLAKHLKTFPIRFKQSVENAQKIVSFLIEQEEISEVYYPGLNSAHLEQAENGGAVIGLRLKDESKAQQFVDALTLPLVSVSLGGIETILSHPATMSHAALPEKVREARGITFGLFRLSVGLEDPDELIADIKYALKEAFNESIPHTIER; from the coding sequence ATGACACTTTCAAAAGAAACAGAAGTGATATTCGATTGGCGTAGAGGTGTGGAATATCATTCAGCTAATCCACCACTATACGATTCTTCAACATTCCATCAAAAACGTCTTGGTGACAATGTTAAATACGATTATGCAAGAAGTGGTAACCCTAATCGCGAGCTTTTAGAAGAGAAACTAGCACGATTAGAACACGGAAAATTTGCTTTTGCTTTTGCATCAGGAATTGCAGCAATCTCAGCTGTACTTCTAACGCTTAAAGCCAGTGATCACGTTATTTTACCAGATGATGTATACGGTGGTACATTCCGTCTCACCGAGCAAATTTTAAATCGTTTCAACATCGAGTTTACAACTGTTGATACAACAAAGGTTGAACAAATCGAAGGTGCCATTCAATCCAACACTAAATTAATTTATATTGAAACACCATCGAATCCCTGTTTTAAAATTACCGATATCAAAGCTGTTTCTAAAATAGCCAAAAAGCATCAACTACTTGTTGCCGTTGACAATACATTTATGACGCCGTTAGGTCAATCGCCCTTATTACTAGGAGCTGACATCGTTATACACAGTGCCACTAAATTTTTAAGCGGACATAGTGATCTCATTGCCGGCGCGGTTATTACTAATAATGAGGCAATTCGTGAGGCACTATATTTAATTCAAAATGGAACTGGAAACATGCTATCAGCTCAAGATAGTTGGATGCTAGCTAAACATTTAAAAACATTCCCGATTAGATTTAAACAATCAGTCGAAAATGCTCAAAAAATCGTGTCATTTTTAATAGAACAAGAAGAAATTTCAGAGGTTTATTATCCAGGTCTCAATTCTGCTCATTTAGAACAAGCAGAAAATGGTGGTGCCGTTATCGGTTTACGTTTAAAGGATGAATCTAAAGCTCAACAATTCGTTGATGCTTTAACATTACCACTTGTCTCAGTAAGTCTTGGAGGTATCGAAACGATACTATCACATCCAGCAACAATGTCACATGCAGCATTACCTGAAAAAGTAAGAGAAGCACGTGGTATTACATTCGGATTATTCCGATTGAGTGTAGGCTTGGAAGATCCTGATGAGCTTATTGCTGACATCAAATACGCATTAAAGGAGGCATTCAATGAGTCAATTCCTCACACAATTGAAAGATAA